A stretch of the Marivirga tractuosa DSM 4126 genome encodes the following:
- a CDS encoding CbbQ/NirQ/NorQ/GpvN family protein — translation MENSIFYQEINNEKEVFEHSFKNKIPLLLKGPTGSGKSRFVEYMAEQLQQKLITVCCHEETSATDLIGRYIIKGAETVWIDGPLSKAVKEGAILYLDEVAEARPDVIVAIHSLTDHRRELFIDKLGETIKADPNFMLVASYNPGYQKGYKELKPSTRQRFIALSFDYPKADIEMMILENESGIDHSNAKKIVNIGNKIRNLTELGLAETVSTRLLVDASILIKSGLAKRQSMHVAVVEPLSDDEHTTTSLRDLCDLMI, via the coding sequence ATGGAAAATTCAATTTTTTATCAGGAAATAAATAATGAAAAGGAAGTTTTTGAACATAGCTTTAAAAACAAAATCCCGCTCTTGCTAAAAGGACCTACTGGAAGTGGCAAATCGAGATTTGTGGAATACATGGCAGAACAACTTCAGCAAAAGTTGATTACAGTTTGCTGTCATGAGGAAACATCAGCAACAGATTTAATTGGTAGGTATATTATCAAAGGAGCTGAAACCGTTTGGATAGATGGTCCACTTTCGAAAGCAGTGAAAGAAGGTGCTATTCTATATCTGGATGAAGTAGCAGAAGCCCGACCAGATGTAATTGTGGCTATCCACTCCTTGACCGACCACAGACGTGAACTTTTTATTGATAAATTGGGAGAAACGATTAAAGCAGATCCAAATTTTATGCTGGTAGCCTCTTATAACCCAGGTTATCAAAAAGGTTATAAAGAACTAAAGCCTTCCACTAGACAACGATTTATTGCTCTCTCATTTGATTATCCTAAAGCGGATATTGAAATGATGATTTTGGAAAATGAAAGTGGAATTGACCACAGCAATGCCAAGAAAATAGTAAACATCGGCAATAAAATCAGAAATCTGACTGAATTAGGCTTGGCAGAAACAGTTTCAACGAGACTATTGGTTGACGCCTCTATTCTGATTAAGAGTGGTTTGGCGAAAAGACAAAGTATGCATGTGGCGGTAGTAGAGCCACTTTCTGATGATGAACATACTACAACATCACTAAGAGACCTATGTGATTTAATGATTTAA